The following are encoded in a window of Torulaspora globosa chromosome 4, complete sequence genomic DNA:
- a CDS encoding pyridoxal phosphate homeostasis protein (ancestral locus Anc_3.324): MVLKGTVRAIGSSKLKPLFVNRPVSLSSRMSQNLSITYDVERQKELIGRYERVKKNCERCVVGNSKGSDDVLVLAVSKLKPVSDIRILYDHGVRHFGENYVQELVEKAHILPPDIQWHFIGGLQTNKCKDLAKVKNLAFVETIDSLKKAKKLNEARLKFNADASPIACNVQINTSNESQKSGLQEEEEIFEIIRYFLDENTKNITLNGLMTIGSWETSHLEDPNEENADFKRLAEWKEKIDAKFGTNLKLSMGMSSDFEKAIKQGTSEVRIGTDIFGSRPPRSEAKLI, encoded by the coding sequence ATGGTATTGAAGGGAACCGTAAGAGCGATTGGGTCGAGTAAACTGAAGCCGCTTTTCGTCAACAGACCGGTTAGcttgagcagcagaatGTCGCAAAATTTGTCAATAACGTACGATGTCGAGAGGCAGAAGGAATTGATTGGTCGGTATGAAAGAGTTAAGAAGAATTGCGAAAGATGTGTTGTTGGCAACTCGAAAGGAAGTGATGATGTACTAGTTTTGGCAGTTTCAAAGTTGAAGCCGGTTAGCGACATAAGGATTTTGTATGACCATGGTGTAAGACATTTTGGTGAGAACTACGTACAAGAACTGGTGGAAAAGGCGCATATCTTGCCCCCAGATATTCAATGGCACTTTATCGGTGGTCTACAGACTAACAAATGCAAGGACCTGGCTAAAGTGAAGAACTTGGCTTTTGTAGAGACTATTGAttcgctgaagaaagcaaagaagctgaacGAGGCTCGTCTGAAGTTCAATGCTGACGCGAGCCCTATAGCTTGTAACGTGCAGATAAATACTTCGAATGAAAGCCAGAAGTCGGGTCTgcaggaggaggaagagattttTGAGATTATAAGGTATTTCCTGGATGAAAACACCAAGAACATTACGTTGAATGGGCTCATGACGATCGGTTCGTGGGAAACATCGCATTTGGAAGACCCGAATGAGGAGAACGCCGATTTCAAAAGATTAGCCGAATGgaaggagaagattgaCGCCAAGTTTGGTACTAATTTGAAGCTCTCTATGGGGATGAGCtctgattttgagaaagcCATCAAACAAGGAACATCGGAAGTGAGGATCGGTACCGACATCTTTGGCAGTAGGCCACCTCGGAGTGAGGCAAAATTGATTTGA
- the APL3 gene encoding Apl3p (ancestral locus Anc_3.325), translating into MERRRTVLNSSTASNGNSIKGLQAFIADLRSSQHSQEHEKRIQSEIIKIKQNFESTSRKVGGGHDKVGGYQRKKYVAKLAYIYITSNTKKLNDILFGLDQMVELVQSNVYSEKFMAYMVLELLYEHPVVVSRVREKVTHFVMRDLASNDDNFVALALNFIGIVGKLDERLAFNDEVSLQVFQILRSPTSSQNLKKKSALAFLTLLKVNEGILTDDQQRMQSWIQRILSLLDDTNNYRMMLAVLPLVEFITRNINPTCCIRLLPQLSQILYNCVVLGTKERDSGFPEEFKFANVPNPWLIIRIVSLLNILLVSPTEARDSSSQFLHTSNIDHETLGRLRVCVTRAIELGTRQCNDSMERLVLNTVLFSLINFASKLDPSDEAISNSVTALCSLLSSADINTRYLTLDSLVKLCSLSGKPAVDTVRYKNLDLIFHLLNHEGDSSIVRKVVDLLYTFTDADNVQTIVDELFNFISSPRRSIDPLIKSEIAVKIAILTEKYASDTNWFIMVSLKLLSLASTASLNDDEIWQRLCQIVVNNPQLQKLTCEQLIDYLYKNNASESIVKAGAFLLGEYTDLIAVNFPTEDLFNLFTDKYFAVSNVTKAMILTTIVKLYRFNPKIESVVIKFFQLELNSLDIELQTRSYEYLSLVQLSKINGNTKLLDALFSPMPPFNTKTNPLLKRLGNLPLSVGTATLVDTMDASAYETAGQGGSADSMKPPPPPSRQTTSTEISGYIKNESDHYAAQMSSNWEEGFARMLSHKRGILYSSSMLKVLFLISTPDSRQPAQIKITLTFINQAEHEIMGFSTEIIPARVGDNPEYVLQNVQAPSVLRIEPHKRSEQSFEVLIRKPFSIDNSPIVKLYFSCGSLSSSVVLKAAIGLTATLSSDPNNTTSSAMTLAQFLSRWRTLREALGSNGEHTITNVELKRMTVSSANTMNAIGFATQTLKRMGFQLIDQPSYGNILFAAGIVHTKSDGNFGSLLKLKVDENTNGIDMTCKTTVPGPLAKYILECVQRAVTI; encoded by the coding sequence ATGGAACGCAGACGAACCGTTTTGAATAGCAGCACCGCGAGCAATGGCAACTCCATCAAGGGTTTACAGGCCTTCATTGCAGACCTGAGATCATCTCAACACTCCCAGGAGCATGAGAAAAGGATCCAAAGTGAaatcatcaaaatcaagcAGAACTTTGAATCGACGAGCAGAAAAGTTGGCGGTGGTCATGATAAAGTTGGCGGGTATCAGCGCAAGAAATACGTTGCCAAGCTTGCCTATATTTACATCACGTCGAACACCAAAAAATTGAATGATATATTATTTGGATTAGACCAAATGGTGGAACTGGTGCAATCTAACGTTTACTCAGAGAAGTTTATGGCGTATATGGTTCTGGAGCTGCTCTATGAGCATCCAGTTGTTGTCTCTCGCGTAAGAGAGAAGGTTACGCACTTTGTTATGAGGGATTTGGCCTCTAATGATGACAATTTTGTTGCATTAGCGCTAAATTTTATTGGGATCGTTGGGAAGCTGGATGAGAGGCTCGCCTTCAATGATGAGGTCTCGCTGCAAGTATTCCAGATATTGAGATCTCCTACCTCCTCacagaacttgaagaaaaaatcagCTCTTGCATTTTTGACTCTGCTCAAGGTCAACGAAGGTATTTTGACCGATGATCAGCAGCGTATGCAATCATGGATCCAACGAATATTAAGTCTTCTGGACGATACAAATAATTACAGGATGATGCTGGCTGTGCTTCCGCTTGTTGAGTTTATTACGAGAAACATCAATCCCACTTGCTGTATAAGGCTGCTTCCGCAGCTAAGTCAAATTCTTTACAATTGCGTTGTCCTGGGAACAAAGGAGCGAGACAGCGGCTTTCCAGAAGAATTCAAATTTGCGAATGTACCAAACCCTTGGCTAATTATCCGTATCGTTTCATTGCTGAACATACTTTTAGTCTCGCCGACAGAGGCAAGAGACAGCTCGTCGCAGTTTCTTCATACCAGTAACATTGATCATGAAACATTAGGAAGGCTTAGAGTATGTGTTACGAGAGCTATAGAGCTTGGGACCAGACAATGTAACGACTCCATGGAACGATTGGTGCTCAATACAGTCTTATTTTCGCTGATCAACTTTGCTTCAAAGTTAGATCCATCTGATGAGGCTATAAGTAATTCCGTTACGGCTTTGTGCTCTTTATTGTCATCGGCAGACATAAACACTCGCTACTTAACGTTGGACTCGCTTGTGAAACTATGTTCATTAAGCGGTAAGCCAGCAGTCGATACTGTCCGCTACAAAAACCTAGACTTAATATTCCATTTGTTAAATCATGAGGGTGACAGCTCCATTGTGAGAAAAGTTGTGGATCTACTCTATACATTCACGGATGCAGATAATGTTCAAACCATTGTGGATGAGCTCTTTAACTTCATATCTTCCCCCAGGCGCTCGATAGACCCGTTAATAAAGTCTGAAATAGCGGTAAAGATTGCTATTTTGACTGAGAAGTATGCGTCTGACACTAATTGGTTCATCATGGTGTCATTGAAACTCTTGTCGTTGGCATCCACAGCATCGCTTaatgatgacgaaataTGGCAGAGGCTATGTCAAATAGTTGTCAATAATCCCCAGCTCCAGAAATTGACGTGCGAACAATTGATCGATTATCTTTACAAGAACAATGCCAGCGAATCTATTGTGAAAGCTGGGGCGTTCTTGCTAGGTGAATATACTGACTTGATAGCTGTGAATTTTCCGACAGAGGATCTTTTTAATCTCTTCACAGACAAGTATTTTGCAGTCTCCAATGTTACGAAAGCCATGATTCTGACTACCATCGTGAAATTATACCGATTTAATCCAAAAATTGAATCAGTGGTCATAAAGTTCTTCCAGCTGGAGCTAAATTCACTGGATATTGAACTGCAGACGAGGTCATATGAGTACCTGAGTTTGGTCCAGCTTTCAAAGATAAACGGTAACACGAAATTGCTCGACGCTCTGTTTTCTCCGATGCCACCTTTCAACACGAAGACAAATCCTCTATTGAAGAGGCTTGGAAATCTACCTCTGTCTGTCGGTACCGCAACTCTGGTTGATACAATGGACGCATCTGCGTACGAGACGGCTGGTCAAGGCGGATCGGCTGACTCAATGAAACCACCGCCTCCACCCTCAAGACAGACTACCTCAACGGAAATAAGTGGCTATATAAAGAATGAGTCCGATCATTATGCCGCACAAATGTCATCAAACTGGGAGGAAGGTTTTGCGAGAATGCTGTCGCATAAGAGAGGCATTCTGTACTCTTCCTCAATGCTAAAAGTCCTGTTTCTCATAAGTACACCTGATTCAAGACAACCTGCACAAATCAAAATCACTCTTACTTTCATCAACCAAGCAGAGCATGAGATTATGGGCTTTTCGACCGAGATAATACCTGCTAGAGTTGGCGACAACCCTGAATATGTTCTGCAAAACGTTCAAGCCCCGTCTGTTTTACGGATAGAACCACATAAACGTTCAGAACAGAGCTTTGAAGTGCTGATAAGGAAGCCGTTCTCTATTGATAACAGTCCCATCGTAAAATTGTACTTCAGTTGTGGTAGCCTGTCATCCTCGGTCGTTCTAAAGGCAGCGATTGGTCTGACTGCCACTCTGAGCTCCGATCCCAATAATACCACATCATCAGCCATGACGCTCGCGCAGTTTCTTTCAAGATGGCGTACTCTTCGAGAGGCCCTTGGCAGTAACGGTGAGCACACCATCACCAACGTTGAGTTGAAGAGAATGACGGTTTCCAGCGCTAACACTATGAATGCAATAGGATTTGCTACACAGACGTTGAAACGGATGGGCTTCCAATTAATCGATCAACCGAGTTACGGCAATATCCTCTTTGCCGCTGGAATCGTACATACAAAGAGCGACGGTAATTTCGGCTCCTTGTTGAAGCTCAAGGTGGATGAAAATACCAATGGAATTGATATGACTTGTAAGACGACAGTGCCAGGTCCTCTTGCGAAGTACATACTGGAATGCGTGCAGCGTGCCGTAACAATCTGA